In Streptomyces violaceusniger Tu 4113, one DNA window encodes the following:
- a CDS encoding DUF899 domain-containing protein, giving the protein MSPNALPSVVDADTWRRQLEALRVREKAATRELDAIAAERRRLPMVEMPDYTLEGADGPVRLADLFDGKRQLIVYNHMWFPGEKWQCPGCTGFTSQYTRLEFLDNYDARFVIVTQGPIDEALAYKRRVGNTMAWYSTANSPFGADVGAPPGGGFAVNVFLRDGDAVYRTWHTNGRGTEQLSHSFALIDLLPYGRQEEWQDSPDGWPQAPTYSRWAGSEDIAALYGPEA; this is encoded by the coding sequence ATGAGCCCCAACGCACTACCGTCCGTCGTCGACGCCGATACCTGGCGGCGTCAGCTCGAAGCGCTGCGCGTTCGGGAGAAGGCCGCGACCCGGGAGCTCGACGCGATCGCCGCCGAGCGCCGCCGCCTGCCGATGGTCGAGATGCCCGACTACACCCTGGAGGGCGCGGACGGACCGGTTCGGCTGGCGGACCTTTTCGACGGCAAGAGGCAACTGATCGTCTACAACCACATGTGGTTCCCGGGCGAGAAGTGGCAGTGCCCGGGCTGTACGGGGTTCACCTCGCAGTACACCCGGCTGGAGTTCCTGGACAACTACGACGCCCGGTTCGTCATCGTCACCCAGGGCCCGATCGACGAGGCACTCGCCTACAAGCGGCGGGTCGGGAACACGATGGCCTGGTATTCCACGGCGAACAGCCCGTTCGGTGCCGACGTCGGCGCACCGCCCGGCGGAGGATTCGCGGTCAACGTGTTCCTGCGCGACGGCGACGCCGTCTACCGCACCTGGCACACCAACGGCCGTGGCACCGAGCAGCTCAGCCACTCCTTCGCGCTGATCGATCTGTTGCCGTACGGGCGGCAGGAGGAGTGGCAGGACTCCCCCGACGGCTGGCCACAGGCACCCACCTACAGCCGCTGGGCCGGGTCCGAGGACATCGCCGCGCTCTACGGCCCGGAGGCGTGA
- a CDS encoding MFS transporter codes for MPLVANTPVEKMTGPYPRRWWALIVLCLSLLIVVMANTSLIVAAPDMTTDLHLSSSDLQWVVDGYTVPYAALMLVLGAMGDKYSRRGALVTGLLIFAGGSVMGSQVDETNLVITARAIMGVGAAVVMPATLSLLVAIFPKRERARAITAWTATSGLAIAVGPVVAGWLMRDHAWGSTFLINVPIAVVGVIGALLLVPPSKAKDKGRIDYIGGLLSIVSVGSLVYAIIEGPHFGWGAGPVTAAVVAGVGFLAFTLWELKHPHPMLDVRKFKLRAFGGSMLAVLFFFFGTFGSIYYATQFLQFVLGYDALETGVRLLPLAGGVFVGAAVTGKLAPKLGVKAMVVPGMVIGAVGVFLLTQIDKGSDYTDFLPSLLLLGFAIGLSVSPATDTIMDSFPESELGVGGGANDTSLELGGSLGIALLGSLLSTSYQDKLGDLVGNQLPHNAMDAAKESVGGGLAVAEQIAKSPSGGPQKAQALVDAVHESFAHGVAHTSLIGGIIMAAGALIVLAVLPGRKAAAPQHGQERTEEDVKEPAEVG; via the coding sequence ATGCCGCTCGTCGCGAACACCCCGGTCGAGAAGATGACCGGGCCGTACCCACGGCGCTGGTGGGCACTGATCGTGTTGTGCCTGAGCCTGCTGATCGTGGTCATGGCCAACACATCCCTGATCGTCGCCGCGCCCGATATGACCACGGACCTGCACCTCAGCAGCAGCGACCTGCAGTGGGTCGTCGACGGCTACACCGTCCCCTACGCCGCGCTGATGCTGGTGCTCGGCGCGATGGGCGACAAGTACAGCCGCCGCGGCGCCCTCGTCACGGGCCTGCTGATCTTCGCGGGCGGCTCGGTGATGGGCAGCCAGGTGGACGAGACCAACCTGGTCATCACCGCCCGGGCGATCATGGGCGTGGGCGCCGCCGTGGTCATGCCGGCCACGCTGTCCCTACTGGTGGCGATCTTCCCGAAGCGTGAGCGGGCACGGGCCATCACGGCCTGGACCGCGACCTCCGGCCTCGCCATCGCCGTCGGCCCCGTGGTCGCCGGCTGGCTGATGCGGGACCACGCCTGGGGTTCCACCTTCCTGATCAACGTGCCCATCGCGGTCGTCGGCGTCATCGGCGCACTCCTCCTGGTGCCGCCGTCCAAGGCGAAGGACAAGGGCCGGATCGACTACATCGGCGGTCTGCTCTCGATCGTCTCCGTCGGCTCGCTCGTCTACGCGATCATCGAGGGCCCGCACTTCGGCTGGGGCGCCGGCCCGGTCACCGCGGCCGTGGTCGCGGGCGTGGGCTTCCTGGCCTTCACCCTGTGGGAGCTCAAGCACCCCCACCCCATGCTGGACGTCCGGAAGTTCAAGCTGCGTGCCTTCGGCGGCTCCATGCTCGCGGTGCTGTTCTTCTTCTTCGGCACCTTCGGCTCGATCTACTACGCCACGCAGTTCCTGCAGTTCGTGCTCGGCTACGACGCCCTGGAGACCGGCGTTCGTCTGCTGCCGCTGGCCGGTGGCGTGTTCGTCGGCGCCGCGGTCACCGGGAAGCTGGCCCCGAAGCTCGGGGTGAAGGCCATGGTCGTGCCCGGCATGGTCATCGGTGCCGTGGGCGTGTTCCTGCTCACGCAGATCGACAAGGGCTCGGACTACACCGACTTCCTGCCGTCGCTGCTGCTGCTCGGCTTCGCGATCGGCCTGAGCGTGTCCCCGGCGACCGACACGATCATGGACTCGTTCCCCGAGTCCGAACTGGGCGTCGGCGGCGGCGCCAACGACACCTCGCTGGAGCTCGGCGGCTCCCTCGGCATCGCCCTCCTGGGTTCCCTGCTCAGCACGTCCTACCAGGACAAGCTGGGTGACCTGGTGGGCAACCAGCTCCCGCACAACGCCATGGACGCCGCCAAGGAGTCGGTGGGCGGTGGCCTCGCGGTGGCCGAGCAGATCGCGAAGAGCCCGAGCGGCGGCCCCCAGAAGGCCCAGGCGCTGGTGGACGCGGTGCACGAGTCCTTCGCCCACGGCGTCGCGCACACGAGCCTCATCGGCGGCATCATCATGGCCGCCGGCGCCCTGATCGTCCTGGCCGTCCTGCCCGGCCGCAAGGCCGCCGCGCCCCAGCACGGCCAGGAGCGGACGGAAGAGGACGTGAAGGAGCCCGCGGAGGTCGGCTGA
- a CDS encoding GlxA family transcriptional regulator translates to MARFLVSPPHREGGQAQFIESVPPGGDSDITAVITWILQHLDEPLTLESVGRHSHMSTRTLRRRFRAATGTSVMNWVAGQRVARARVLLETTRLGVDDIAHRCGFGSAESLRVHFTALTRTSPSRYRRTFAD, encoded by the coding sequence ATGGCCCGGTTTCTGGTCAGCCCGCCGCATCGCGAAGGCGGACAGGCTCAGTTCATCGAGTCCGTCCCGCCCGGCGGCGACTCGGACATCACCGCCGTGATCACCTGGATTCTGCAGCATCTCGACGAGCCGCTCACTCTGGAGTCGGTCGGCCGGCACAGCCATATGAGCACGCGGACCCTGCGCCGCAGATTCCGGGCCGCGACCGGCACGAGCGTCATGAACTGGGTGGCTGGGCAACGTGTGGCCCGGGCCCGCGTCCTCCTCGAAACCACTCGCCTTGGCGTCGACGACATCGCACACCGATGCGGCTTCGGCTCCGCGGAGTCGCTGCGCGTGCACTTCACCGCGCTGACCCGGACCAGCCCGTCGCGATACCGCCGTACCTTCGCCGACTGA
- a CDS encoding DUF4232 domain-containing protein: MSSIRTSRIRLLTAAATVAVAAFSLTACNDGEGVRNEGSSAGASSTASASGSSSQEDAKTGTTGSKSATDVPAASGNGKTNTGKSGTSGRKGVTCQGSNTKTVAAPLNRPVNHMLLTVTNTGDSTCYLYGYPAVRFGEAQSVPPVIEDSKPQAVVTLAPGESGYSSVNLSAADGSGTNGHTEKSLAVYFQGRTADEDVPSAAHPSLPAKGAYIDDSLKVTYWQQSMDDAISW, translated from the coding sequence ATGTCCAGCATCCGTACCTCCCGCATCCGCCTCCTGACCGCCGCCGCTACCGTCGCGGTCGCCGCCTTCTCCCTGACGGCGTGCAACGACGGAGAGGGCGTCCGCAATGAGGGCTCGTCGGCGGGCGCCTCCTCGACCGCGTCGGCCTCCGGCTCGTCCTCCCAGGAGGACGCGAAGACAGGCACCACCGGTTCGAAGTCGGCCACGGACGTGCCCGCGGCATCGGGGAACGGCAAGACCAACACCGGCAAGTCCGGCACGAGCGGAAGGAAGGGCGTCACCTGCCAGGGCTCCAACACCAAGACGGTCGCGGCTCCCCTGAACCGCCCCGTGAACCACATGCTGCTCACGGTCACCAACACCGGCGACAGCACCTGCTACCTCTACGGCTACCCGGCCGTCCGCTTCGGCGAGGCCCAGTCGGTGCCGCCGGTGATCGAGGACTCGAAGCCGCAGGCCGTCGTCACGCTCGCCCCGGGCGAGTCCGGCTACTCCTCCGTGAACCTGTCGGCCGCCGACGGCAGCGGCACCAACGGCCACACCGAGAAGTCCCTGGCCGTCTACTTCCAGGGCCGCACCGCCGACGAGGACGTCCCCTCGGCCGCCCACCCGTCACTGCCCGCCAAGGGCGCCTACATCGACGACTCCCTCAAGGTCACGTACTGGCAGCAGTCGATGGACGACGCCATCAGCTGGTAA
- a CDS encoding alpha/beta hydrolase: MAITVGAVDFLTDILGEPYQSIDLPLAADHEGDVVATLVRRRSADPGAAAGGSRRAVLYVHGFVDYFFQTHLADFYAERGYDFYALDLRKYGRSLRPHHSPNYIHDLDAYDEELDEAVRIIREVDGHDTLLLNGHSTGGLISALYADRRAGQGTIDALFLNSPFLSLPAPLLIRTLGAPVVDLLGRLVATRKLPAPLNPHYVHSLHRDFRGSWEFDLTLKPAGGFPLYAGWLAAIQRGQRRVRRGLGIDCPVLVMASTASTATTEWDDALLRTDGVLRADDIARLAPRLGPRVTTVRIRDGVHDLVLSMPEVRERIFAELDLWLRAYLPERAG; this comes from the coding sequence ATGGCCATTACAGTCGGCGCCGTGGACTTCCTCACCGACATCCTGGGCGAGCCCTACCAGTCGATCGACCTGCCGCTCGCGGCCGACCACGAGGGCGATGTCGTCGCGACCCTGGTCCGCCGCCGGTCCGCGGATCCTGGCGCCGCGGCGGGAGGCTCCCGCCGAGCGGTGCTCTATGTGCACGGCTTCGTCGACTACTTCTTCCAGACCCACCTGGCCGACTTCTACGCCGAGCGCGGCTACGACTTCTACGCGCTGGACCTGCGCAAGTACGGCCGCTCACTGCGCCCGCACCACTCGCCGAACTACATCCACGACCTCGACGCCTACGACGAGGAACTCGACGAGGCCGTCCGCATCATCCGCGAGGTCGACGGACACGACACCCTGCTGCTCAATGGCCACTCAACGGGCGGCCTGATCAGCGCCCTGTACGCCGACCGGCGGGCCGGGCAGGGGACGATCGACGCGCTCTTCCTCAACAGCCCGTTCCTGTCCCTGCCCGCTCCCTTGCTGATCCGCACGCTGGGCGCCCCCGTCGTCGATCTCCTCGGACGGCTGGTGGCCACCCGCAAGCTCCCGGCCCCGCTCAACCCGCACTACGTGCACAGTCTCCACCGTGACTTCCGGGGCAGTTGGGAGTTCGACCTGACCCTCAAACCGGCCGGGGGCTTCCCCCTCTACGCCGGGTGGCTGGCCGCGATCCAACGGGGTCAGCGGCGGGTGCGCCGCGGATTGGGCATCGACTGTCCGGTCCTGGTGATGGCTTCGACCGCCAGTACCGCCACCACCGAGTGGGACGACGCCCTGCTCCGCACCGACGGCGTACTGCGCGCCGACGACATCGCCCGCCTCGCACCCCGGCTGGGTCCCCGGGTCACCACCGTGCGCATCCGGGACGGGGTGCACGACCTGGTGCTGTCGATGCCCGAGGTGCGCGAGCGCATCTTCGCCGAGCTCGATCTCTGGCTCCGCGCCTATCTGCCGGAGCGGGCCGGGTAG
- a CDS encoding AAA family ATPase encodes MIVWLNGTHGAGKTTTSALVQQLIPDSRVFDAEKVGETLMDITPALPATDNFQHWPPWRPLVVETARRVLDYTGGTLVVPMTVLVEEYWREISTGLAQHAIPVRHFVLHADQDTLRGRIAGDTVLGPNSPFRLQYLKPYAEAARTWLHDEAEVVDTTHLTPAQAALQIAEAVKS; translated from the coding sequence ATGATCGTATGGCTCAACGGCACTCACGGCGCAGGCAAGACGACGACGAGTGCACTCGTGCAGCAGCTGATCCCGGATTCACGGGTGTTCGACGCCGAGAAGGTCGGCGAGACACTCATGGACATCACGCCGGCGCTGCCCGCGACGGACAACTTCCAGCACTGGCCGCCGTGGCGGCCGCTCGTAGTCGAGACCGCCCGCCGCGTACTCGACTACACCGGCGGCACTCTGGTCGTGCCCATGACTGTCCTGGTCGAGGAGTACTGGCGCGAGATCAGCACCGGCCTCGCCCAACATGCCATTCCGGTACGGCACTTCGTCCTCCACGCCGACCAGGACACCCTCCGCGGGCGCATCGCGGGCGACACTGTTCTTGGCCCCAACTCCCCGTTCCGTCTCCAATACCTCAAGCCCTACGCCGAAGCGGCCCGCACGTGGCTACATGACGAGGCCGAGGTCGTCGACACCACGCACCTCACGCCCGCCCAGGCCGCCCTGCAGATCGCGGAGGCCGTCAAGAGTTGA
- a CDS encoding TetR/AcrR family transcriptional regulator, producing MTKPAARVPQRRNARSNRARILATARKELGRNPDITLEELARAAGVVRRTLFGHFPGRVALLEALAEEASEALRDAAVAGVQSKGPAERALAHFALSMWPVGDRYRMLLALARHDLGAERVAEIIKPARDDVTSILERGQRDGVFHTHLPPAVLSAGLEALTVALLEQVNTGALEDDGTRSAVAMLIAAGVPEKQACAVVEDVAATVTAEATEAAESTAD from the coding sequence GTGACCAAGCCCGCTGCCCGCGTCCCGCAGCGACGCAACGCGCGCTCCAACCGGGCGCGCATCCTGGCCACGGCCCGCAAGGAACTCGGCCGGAACCCGGACATCACACTGGAGGAGCTGGCGCGCGCCGCCGGTGTCGTACGGCGCACCCTCTTCGGCCACTTCCCCGGACGGGTCGCGCTGCTCGAAGCGCTGGCCGAGGAAGCCTCCGAGGCCCTCCGGGACGCGGCGGTGGCCGGAGTGCAGTCCAAGGGCCCTGCCGAGCGGGCGCTCGCGCACTTCGCGTTGTCGATGTGGCCCGTGGGCGACCGCTACCGGATGCTCCTGGCGCTGGCCCGGCACGACCTGGGCGCGGAACGCGTCGCCGAGATCATCAAGCCCGCGCGTGACGACGTCACGTCCATCCTGGAGCGCGGACAGCGGGACGGCGTCTTCCACACCCATCTGCCCCCCGCGGTGCTCAGCGCGGGCCTGGAAGCGCTCACGGTCGCTCTGCTGGAGCAGGTCAACACGGGGGCACTGGAGGACGACGGCACCCGAAGCGCCGTTGCCATGCTCATCGCGGCCGGTGTGCCCGAGAAGCAGGCATGTGCCGTGGTCGAGGACGTCGCCGCCACGGTCACCGCGGAGGCCACGGAGGCCGCGGAGTCCACCGCCGACTGA
- a CDS encoding helix-turn-helix domain-containing protein, producing the protein MSATTGAAGATGAAGDAEAFAEQLRGLKERSGLSYGTLAKRLHMSTSTLHRYCNGTVVPADYASVERVARVCRATPEELVELHRRWILAHAARGPKEQGPDGAARGAGAGAGVGEGVGAGEQEGAPTPGGSAPGAGGRGGPKAATRPADSGAVLPEATAGTESASEGGRLREPDGTDEPVGGGTVPPAPVRPRRRRRTALIASVVVAAVLGAVAFAVNLPSSGDDGGGEKAAGAGAATPTTGPGTATGRANDKRPSASASPSPSSPSRGAKTGKSSAPASEPAAHNGGSAAERPGGAPVNIATRPFVYDSPCSQHFLVDSEPEQVGPPAAEPDAPRWAAAYGAVSSGEQRVALTVPGTGKDTVVLEALHVRVVAKSAPLAWNDYSMGVGCGGDVETKSFDVDLDNGSPTATVKNGQRDFPYKVSESDPEVFYVTAHTRAHDVRWDLALDWSSGDRHGTVHLDNSGTPFRTSAAAGRPGYDYPLGSSEWAKREE; encoded by the coding sequence GTGTCAGCGACGACAGGGGCCGCGGGAGCGACGGGGGCCGCCGGGGACGCGGAGGCGTTCGCGGAGCAGTTGCGGGGGCTCAAGGAACGCTCGGGGCTGAGCTACGGGACGCTCGCCAAGCGGCTGCATATGAGCACGTCCACGCTGCATCGTTACTGCAACGGCACGGTGGTACCGGCCGATTACGCGTCGGTCGAGCGGGTCGCCCGGGTGTGCCGGGCGACCCCCGAGGAACTGGTCGAGCTGCACCGGCGGTGGATTCTGGCGCATGCGGCACGGGGGCCTAAGGAGCAGGGGCCGGACGGGGCGGCGCGCGGCGCGGGGGCCGGGGCGGGGGTCGGGGAGGGCGTCGGGGCCGGGGAGCAGGAGGGCGCGCCGACGCCTGGTGGTTCGGCGCCCGGCGCCGGGGGCCGCGGAGGGCCCAAGGCGGCGACGCGCCCTGCCGATTCGGGTGCTGTGCTGCCCGAGGCGACGGCTGGAACGGAGTCGGCGTCCGAGGGCGGTCGGCTCCGCGAACCCGATGGGACGGACGAACCGGTTGGCGGCGGCACCGTCCCACCCGCTCCCGTACGGCCCCGGCGGCGGCGCCGCACCGCGCTCATCGCGTCCGTCGTCGTGGCCGCGGTGCTGGGAGCCGTCGCGTTCGCCGTGAATCTGCCGTCCTCCGGAGACGACGGCGGTGGCGAGAAGGCCGCGGGGGCGGGGGCCGCCACGCCGACCACCGGCCCCGGCACCGCCACCGGCCGAGCGAACGACAAGCGGCCGTCCGCATCGGCCTCCCCCTCCCCGTCTTCCCCGTCCCGGGGCGCGAAGACCGGCAAATCCTCCGCCCCGGCGTCGGAGCCCGCCGCCCACAACGGCGGGAGCGCCGCCGAACGCCCCGGCGGCGCACCGGTCAACATCGCCACCCGCCCCTTCGTCTACGACAGCCCCTGCAGCCAGCACTTCCTCGTCGACAGCGAGCCCGAACAGGTCGGCCCGCCCGCCGCCGAGCCGGATGCGCCCCGCTGGGCCGCCGCGTACGGCGCGGTCTCCTCGGGGGAGCAGCGCGTCGCCCTCACCGTGCCGGGCACCGGGAAGGACACCGTCGTCCTGGAGGCGCTGCACGTACGCGTCGTCGCGAAGAGCGCCCCGCTCGCCTGGAACGACTACTCGATGGGCGTCGGCTGCGGCGGCGACGTCGAAACCAAGTCGTTCGACGTCGACCTCGACAACGGCAGCCCGACCGCCACCGTCAAGAACGGCCAGCGCGACTTCCCGTACAAGGTCAGCGAGTCCGACCCGGAGGTCTTCTACGTCACCGCCCACACCAGGGCGCATGACGTCCGCTGGGACCTCGCCCTGGACTGGTCCAGCGGCGACCGCCACGGCACCGTGCACCTCGACAACAGCGGCACCCCCTTCCGCACCAGCGCCGCCGCCGGCCGCCCCGGCTACGACTACCCGCTGGGCAGCAGCGAGTGGGCCAAGCGCGAGGAGTAG
- a CDS encoding PDZ domain-containing protein: MIRKFARVCSVLALGTAMLAGAVAPAVASAASASASEQRQVRSLPPQQNVPSLDAGGPAGTVAYPPDGQRHFGPGSISVQAPPHTRITGLDLACTGMACPVSIAADGKSATAQLTGSVWDFIRPFIVNVVADIDAPLAGGTFSGTFTLDGVTQPLTVNITPGIQGIIAANLRNTSPAGGGVRVLGVDPGSNTDAAGLLPGDVIVEVAGTLTPTVNDLDTVLSGKRSGATYPVTVRRGGALVTLQIPLDPEP, from the coding sequence ATGATCCGTAAGTTCGCCCGGGTGTGCAGCGTTCTGGCCTTGGGCACCGCGATGCTGGCCGGCGCGGTTGCGCCGGCGGTCGCATCGGCCGCATCGGCTTCGGCATCCGAGCAGCGCCAGGTTCGTTCCCTGCCCCCGCAGCAGAACGTCCCCAGCCTCGACGCCGGCGGGCCTGCCGGCACCGTCGCCTATCCGCCGGACGGGCAGCGGCACTTCGGGCCCGGCAGCATCAGCGTCCAGGCGCCGCCCCACACCCGCATCACCGGCCTGGATCTGGCGTGCACCGGGATGGCCTGCCCCGTGAGCATCGCCGCCGACGGCAAGTCGGCCACGGCCCAGCTCACGGGAAGCGTCTGGGACTTCATCCGGCCGTTCATCGTCAACGTCGTCGCCGACATCGACGCCCCGCTGGCCGGAGGAACGTTCAGCGGCACCTTCACGCTGGACGGCGTGACACAGCCGCTCACCGTGAACATCACCCCCGGCATCCAGGGCATCATCGCGGCCAACCTCAGGAACACCAGTCCCGCCGGTGGCGGAGTGCGCGTGCTCGGCGTCGACCCGGGCAGCAACACCGACGCCGCGGGTCTGCTGCCCGGTGACGTCATCGTCGAGGTCGCGGGAACACTCACCCCCACCGTCAACGACCTCGACACCGTCCTGAGCGGTAAGCGGTCCGGCGCCACCTACCCCGTGACCGTCAGGCGCGGCGGCGCTCTCGTCACCCTGCAGATTCCGCTGGACCCGGAGCCGTAA
- a CDS encoding DUF4232 domain-containing protein has protein sequence MPRKTALRRTRTVAAASLIAAAALSLTACQGGGSDSDAKGSSSSATSKATSGGSSDASDASDASDASDASGDAVDTKGGSAAGGSSSASRCTSDQLDAAWSNCEGGPDMDYDGQQTARVVLKNTGTADCTMVGFPGVQLQTAHGDTWDLPRTNAKPKPVRLSEGERVGFDITLLASTHDDDRKFEPNQVVITPPNERRNLVLDWPYGGAPLDQSGATHPGTFVGPVSAAE, from the coding sequence ATGCCGCGCAAGACCGCTCTCCGCCGCACCCGCACCGTCGCCGCGGCCTCGCTGATCGCCGCTGCCGCCCTCTCGCTCACCGCCTGCCAGGGCGGCGGCTCCGACTCCGACGCCAAGGGAAGCTCGTCCTCGGCCACCTCGAAGGCCACATCCGGAGGTTCCTCCGACGCTTCCGACGCTTCCGACGCTTCCGACGCTTCCGACGCCTCCGGCGACGCCGTCGACACCAAGGGGGGCAGCGCCGCCGGCGGCTCCTCGTCGGCGAGCCGCTGCACCAGCGACCAGCTGGACGCCGCGTGGTCGAACTGCGAGGGCGGCCCGGACATGGACTACGACGGACAGCAGACCGCCCGGGTGGTGCTGAAGAACACCGGCACGGCCGACTGCACCATGGTCGGCTTCCCGGGCGTCCAGCTCCAGACCGCCCACGGCGACACCTGGGACCTGCCGCGCACCAACGCGAAGCCGAAGCCCGTCCGGCTCAGCGAGGGCGAGCGGGTCGGCTTCGATATCACGCTCCTGGCGTCGACCCACGACGACGACCGGAAGTTCGAGCCGAACCAGGTCGTCATCACCCCGCCGAACGAGCGGCGGAACCTCGTACTGGACTGGCCGTACGGCGGCGCCCCGCTGGACCAGTCGGGCGCCACCCACCCGGGGACCTTCGTGGGCCCGGTCAGCGCGGCGGAGTGA
- a CDS encoding HD domain-containing protein, which produces MRRADQKPGHRVRGRPLGAPPDAIGGWPRTSATEAAVAFAAEHCPAYLLNHCIRSFFYARSIAATRNLVAGTDYDDETLFLATVLHDIGLTDEGHGPNRFEADGAFRAARFARDHGLSDAAVDLLWDAVALHTSTGIAVHKQPVVALTHLGIGADIFGFGAEEVDRAVLDAAHSAFPWLDLRERILETVVHQIDEQPSKWAPVSFVDAAYRRLRPDNPFPGLDELCAAPAVPD; this is translated from the coding sequence ATGCGGCGGGCTGACCAGAAACCGGGCCATCGCGTTCGCGGTCGCCCGCTCGGCGCGCCGCCGGACGCCATCGGGGGGTGGCCGCGGACGTCGGCCACCGAGGCCGCTGTCGCCTTCGCCGCCGAGCATTGCCCCGCCTACCTGCTCAACCACTGCATCCGCAGCTTCTTCTACGCTCGCAGCATCGCCGCCACCAGAAACCTCGTCGCCGGGACGGACTACGACGACGAGACGCTCTTTCTCGCCACGGTGCTGCACGACATCGGCCTGACCGACGAGGGACACGGCCCGAACCGGTTCGAAGCGGACGGCGCGTTCCGAGCCGCCCGCTTCGCCCGCGACCACGGCCTGTCCGATGCCGCCGTCGACCTGCTCTGGGACGCGGTGGCGCTGCACACCTCCACCGGCATCGCGGTCCACAAGCAGCCGGTCGTCGCCCTCACACACCTCGGCATCGGCGCCGACATCTTCGGCTTCGGCGCCGAGGAAGTGGACCGGGCCGTGCTCGACGCCGCCCACTCGGCGTTCCCCTGGCTGGATCTGCGTGAGCGGATCCTCGAGACGGTGGTCCACCAGATCGACGAGCAGCCGTCGAAGTGGGCGCCCGTGTCATTCGTCGACGCCGCGTACCGCAGGCTCCGGCCGGACAATCCGTTTCCCGGGCTGGACGAGCTCTGTGCCGCCCCGGCGGTTCCGGACTGA
- a CDS encoding TetR/AcrR family transcriptional regulator encodes MADRMRQDERVAATREALLSAAERLFAERGVYAVANRQISEAAGQGNNAAVSYHFGTKVDLVRALVRRHAEQIEGIRARLLAEIGDSADLRDWVACAVRPTTEHLEALGHPSWYARFIAQVTADPALYAIVTEEFSVAAPSMRVLQDGLNRCLPDLPAEVYAERSAMTRHLITQMSVERERALADNAPTSRATWHDAATGLIDAIVALWHAPVTRVP; translated from the coding sequence ATGGCAGACAGAATGAGGCAGGACGAGCGGGTCGCCGCGACGCGGGAGGCGTTGCTGAGCGCGGCGGAGCGGCTGTTCGCCGAGCGTGGGGTGTACGCGGTGGCCAACCGCCAGATCAGCGAGGCCGCCGGGCAGGGCAACAATGCGGCGGTCAGCTACCACTTCGGCACCAAGGTCGACCTGGTGCGCGCGCTTGTTCGCCGTCATGCCGAGCAGATCGAGGGGATCCGGGCGCGGCTGCTGGCCGAAATCGGCGATTCCGCCGATCTGCGGGACTGGGTGGCCTGTGCGGTCCGTCCGACCACCGAGCATCTCGAAGCCCTGGGCCACCCGAGCTGGTACGCGCGGTTCATCGCCCAGGTCACGGCCGACCCCGCGCTCTACGCGATCGTGACCGAGGAATTCTCCGTCGCCGCTCCATCGATGCGGGTGTTGCAGGACGGCCTGAACCGTTGCCTGCCGGACCTGCCCGCCGAGGTGTACGCCGAGCGCTCGGCCATGACGCGTCACTTGATCACGCAGATGTCCGTCGAGAGGGAGCGCGCCCTCGCCGACAACGCTCCTACCTCCCGTGCGACATGGCATGACGCCGCCACCGGCCTCATCGACGCGATCGTCGCGTTGTGGCATGCGCCGGTCACGCGCGTGCCGTGA